In the genome of Nocardioides seonyuensis, one region contains:
- a CDS encoding VOC family protein: MRITETAISLNVPDVAASAAWASKHLGFSEVMAAEGFSSLAHPDAGFNLIYLRTGLPTFKPSTAAGRADGLLVVFTVEDVDADYAQLQEQGVDIVTPIETEPWGERYFQMTDPNGVVYQLVQWVEPTDPQYAAGDDG, encoded by the coding sequence ATGCGCATCACCGAGACCGCCATCTCGCTCAACGTGCCTGACGTCGCGGCGTCCGCCGCTTGGGCCTCGAAGCACCTCGGCTTCAGCGAGGTCATGGCCGCCGAGGGATTCAGCTCGTTGGCCCACCCCGACGCCGGGTTCAACCTGATCTACCTCCGCACCGGCCTTCCGACGTTCAAGCCGTCGACGGCGGCGGGTCGCGCGGACGGCCTGCTGGTCGTCTTCACGGTCGAGGACGTCGACGCCGACTATGCCCAGCTGCAGGAGCAGGGGGTCGACATCGTGACGCCGATCGAGACCGAGCCGTGGGGCGAGCGCTACTTCCAGATGACCGACCCCAACGGCGTGGTCTACCAGCTCGTCCAGTGGGTCGAGCCCACTGATCCGCAGTACGCCGCGGGAGATGACGGATGA